The following proteins are encoded in a genomic region of Astatotilapia calliptera chromosome 22, fAstCal1.2, whole genome shotgun sequence:
- the LOC113015352 gene encoding SH2 domain-containing adapter protein E-like, which translates to MAKWFKEFPMNLKNGTDRIRSVSESGTQPRANKAGLMASIGTKAPASKTGHRKNSSADSTGGGGGVGGGVGSLLSGRNRKNSAIELSRNGVSSPKDGKVWDNLLSGKSRKNSKAEPVFDEQPRSIKSSPSANAYISRLIRVDKQDKSPSFNSGTITSAVAPEAEKAAQCKTETVIILEDYADPFDAQKTREQREAERVGENDGYMEPYDAQQMITEIRRRGSKDLLKVCAVMEGSEATADEAHPAPVQIYDIPYEEGGDSEKTAITRPELDTRPSTEYELPWEWKKEHIVKTLSV; encoded by the exons ATGGCAAAGTGGTTCAAAGAGTTCCCCATGAACCTGAAGAATGGTACCGACAGGATCCGCTCAGTCTCCGAATCAGGCACGCAGCCGAGAGCCAATAAAGCAGGTCTGATGGCGAGCATCGGTACCAAAGCGCCGGCCTCCAAAACGGGCCATCGCAAAAACTCCTCCGCGGATAGCAcaggcggaggaggaggagtaggTGGAGGAGTCGGGTCTCTCCTGTCCGGAAGAAACCGAAAAAACTCGGCTATAGAGTTGAGTAGAAACGGCGTGAGCTCTCCGAAAGATGGGAAAGTGTGGGACAACCTCCTGTCTGGGAAAAGTCGCAAGAACTCCAAAGCAGAGCCGGTGTTTGATGAGCAGCCCAGATCCATTAAGAGCTCTCCGTCTGCCAACGCATACATCAGTCGGCTGATCAGAGTGGACAAGCAGGACAAGAGTCCCAGCTTCAACAGCGGTACCATCACCAGCGCAGTGGCACCTGAGGCGGAGAAAGCAGCCCAGTGCAAAACAGAAACC GTCATTATCCTTGAGGACTATGCGGATCCTTTTGATGCTCAGAAAACCAGAGAGCAAAGGGAGGCAGAGAGGGTTGGTGAGAACGATGGCTACATGGAGCCGTACGATGCACAGCAAATGATAACCG AGATCAGACGTCGAGGATCTAAAGACCTGCTAAAGGTGTGTGCGGTGATGGAGGGGAGTGAGGCAACAGCAGATGAAGCTCATCCTGCCCCCGTACAGATCTATGACATCCCGTACGAGGAAGGTGGCGACAGCGAGAAGACGGCAATCACGCGGCCAGAGCTGGACACTCGTCCCTCCACTGAGTACGAGCTACCCTGGGAGTGGAAGAAGGAGCATATTGTTAAAACCCTATCAG TTTGA